A single window of Leptospira neocaledonica DNA harbors:
- a CDS encoding fatty acid desaturase, translating to MIYSPEIKTLDPCDGKITWAPTKSILFLTCLTVFLIFGYSTYSPTNTIISFSLTIITLSFGHSVGLHRGMIHDSFSSSIQLKRFLIYLGVLTGLGGPLSLRYFHDLRDWAQRSKACHPYFCHYNNVFQDFIIQNNCTIKMKEKQVFRYSNGYAEDKVIQFLEKTWLWQQVPIIAIFGYLGGIGLVVWGIFGRLFTCILGHWLVGHYAHKKGDLVRIVPNACTQGYNVPFISLLTMGESLHNNHHAFPESSKFSIQKGELDPGWWCIQLLSLFGWIKTANVTTAEGN from the coding sequence ATGATATATTCTCCAGAAATCAAAACTTTAGATCCTTGCGACGGCAAGATCACTTGGGCGCCGACCAAATCCATTTTATTCCTAACATGTTTAACCGTTTTCCTGATCTTCGGTTATTCCACCTACTCTCCTACAAATACGATTATTTCTTTCTCTTTAACCATCATCACACTTAGCTTCGGTCACTCCGTCGGTCTACATAGAGGAATGATCCATGACTCATTCTCTTCTTCCATTCAATTAAAAAGATTTTTAATTTATCTAGGAGTTCTGACCGGTTTAGGCGGACCTCTATCTTTAAGATATTTTCATGATCTGAGGGACTGGGCCCAAAGAAGTAAGGCGTGTCATCCCTACTTCTGTCATTACAATAACGTATTTCAAGATTTCATAATACAGAATAATTGTACGATAAAGATGAAAGAAAAGCAAGTCTTCCGTTATTCCAATGGCTATGCAGAAGATAAAGTCATCCAATTTCTGGAAAAAACCTGGTTATGGCAGCAAGTTCCGATTATAGCTATTTTCGGTTATTTGGGAGGTATAGGTTTGGTAGTATGGGGAATATTCGGAAGGCTTTTTACTTGTATATTAGGCCACTGGTTAGTCGGACACTACGCCCATAAGAAAGGAGACTTGGTCCGAATCGTTCCAAACGCATGCACCCAAGGTTATAATGTTCCTTTCATTTCACTTTTAACCATGGGAGAATCCCTTCATAATAACCACCATGCGTTTCCCGAATCCAGTAAGTTCTCTATTCAAAAGGGAGAGTTAGATCCAGGTTGGTGGTGTATCCAACTGTTAAGTTTATTCGGCTGGATCAAAACTGCAAACGTAACGACCGCAGAGGGAAATTAA
- a CDS encoding DUF1577 domain-containing protein, with protein sequence MEKVQRKQRDKEFITDPGKRLHIIGKFLLKTDLLVRDTETHESVQLLSVNKDATKILVQGRMAEQFKLNAHIVLYKLLARYVELECEVLEEKPNNQYIMQVEHVSIASRERKFTRIKPADGSVWITNLRTSRTTIDANLFNIPTSVKVNFADTERTLKPKFDIVKIDVFNSIGDKFDIVKKTGKILYIPNTQKPDSFKSSDPSGFIDYEHELGDEDDVRKKIIEYANQKIRSELIVPVIYINHDEQAIPIGYVHAQNRNREIDISEVMEIKTLTFDMVDRIRESNTILVKERFAVIDLSTGGLRVKINHPDLNSELPRRKGFTFDIFFKMQSPITAYGVVRSIARDTDGNLYVGLSLEGNSARPGEKKRFIDNVNRMLSDSGVKVG encoded by the coding sequence ATGGAAAAGGTTCAAAGGAAACAAAGAGACAAAGAGTTCATCACAGATCCTGGTAAAAGACTCCATATCATTGGAAAATTTCTACTCAAAACAGATCTACTCGTAAGGGATACGGAAACACACGAGTCCGTTCAACTTCTCTCCGTCAATAAAGACGCCACAAAAATTTTAGTACAAGGTCGGATGGCCGAACAATTTAAGCTGAATGCCCATATTGTTTTGTACAAACTCCTCGCGAGATACGTCGAACTAGAATGCGAGGTCCTGGAAGAAAAACCCAATAATCAATACATCATGCAGGTGGAGCATGTTTCCATCGCAAGCAGAGAGAGAAAATTCACCAGGATCAAACCGGCGGACGGAAGCGTTTGGATCACGAATCTGCGTACTAGTAGAACCACAATCGATGCGAACTTATTCAATATACCTACGTCCGTAAAAGTGAATTTTGCTGATACGGAACGGACCCTAAAACCTAAATTCGATATAGTCAAAATTGACGTTTTCAATTCTATCGGAGATAAATTCGATATAGTTAAAAAGACCGGAAAAATATTATATATTCCGAATACACAAAAGCCGGACTCTTTTAAATCTTCCGACCCGAGCGGGTTTATAGATTACGAACATGAACTAGGTGACGAAGACGATGTTCGCAAAAAGATCATAGAATACGCCAACCAAAAGATCAGATCCGAACTGATCGTTCCAGTTATATATATCAACCACGATGAGCAGGCGATCCCGATCGGATATGTACATGCCCAAAATAGAAATAGAGAAATAGATATCTCCGAAGTAATGGAGATAAAAACCCTCACATTCGATATGGTGGACCGGATCAGAGAATCCAATACCATTCTAGTAAAGGAAAGATTTGCAGTCATAGATCTTTCCACAGGTGGTTTGAGAGTAAAGATCAATCATCCGGATCTAAATAGCGAGCTACCTAGAAGAAAAGGATTTACATTCGATATATTTTTTAAAATGCAATCTCCTATCACTGCGTACGGAGTTGTGCGTTCGATTGCAAGAGATACGGACGGGAACCTATATGTAGGACTTTCTCTGGAAGGAAATTCTGCAAGACCTGGAGAGAAAAAACGTTTTATAGACAATGTAAATCGTATGCTTTCTGACTCCGGTGTAAAAGTTGGCTAA
- a CDS encoding LA_3751/LA_3752 family putative glycosyltransferase, giving the protein MFNRLLSRVSSITGKPSGFLIFGAVFLSLFLAWQYQTGIRVGDGAIKQQQLADLLQNGFPDFSCKYSGKEIDPEFRFLPLDLKKGSTMTHVYNGKCYYIFPFYYTAIQYPFAYFSGRFGSFLLSLIFGVLTLRALFQISELLRLKERSRFFFLILLLFGSAFSLFSTDLSETILAIYGVTQGIYFLLKEDESSKSIDLVLAGGFFGFAAFFRQETILLAASLSLVYIFRIFRNPKTALFPFTFGTFLIIQAVINYSVVGHPLGSRGYLQESSSYQLVSQIYYLGQLVFLGKGSLGLFGAYPALAFIILWKPKSDALTRILYGLGIFILLSGFLTSTRFWQGVLFGPRFLMTILPFLLLFLFSILENNWEKLSKPFRITAILLLSYSIVGGIIFDRLYYKFTKSVVTEQKELSEHTSKTIIYRKGSVFLPPNSFREEREVYEIDSIESFDVLLEKLGGLGKTQVTVVGFKDSYPKEVLVPKSEHFEFKNRVFYQSPSINMETLEFYKK; this is encoded by the coding sequence ATGTTCAATCGCCTTCTTTCTCGGGTTTCTTCTATTACAGGCAAACCTTCCGGCTTTCTGATTTTCGGAGCGGTATTCTTATCCTTATTTCTGGCATGGCAGTACCAAACCGGGATACGGGTCGGGGACGGGGCAATCAAACAACAACAACTTGCGGACCTTCTACAAAACGGTTTTCCGGATTTTTCCTGTAAATACTCAGGAAAAGAAATCGATCCGGAATTTAGATTTTTGCCATTAGATCTTAAAAAAGGGTCAACCATGACCCATGTGTATAACGGAAAATGTTATTATATTTTTCCTTTTTATTATACTGCAATCCAATATCCATTTGCATATTTTTCCGGAAGATTCGGTAGCTTTCTTTTATCTCTTATCTTTGGAGTTTTAACATTAAGAGCGTTATTTCAAATCTCGGAACTTTTGAGGCTAAAGGAAAGGTCTAGGTTTTTCTTTTTGATCTTATTACTTTTCGGTTCTGCATTCAGCTTATTCTCCACAGATCTATCTGAAACAATTCTGGCAATCTACGGAGTAACCCAAGGGATTTATTTTTTACTTAAAGAAGATGAATCTTCCAAATCCATCGATTTAGTGTTGGCAGGTGGATTTTTCGGATTTGCAGCGTTCTTTCGACAAGAGACAATTTTATTAGCCGCAAGTCTTTCCTTAGTTTACATTTTCAGAATATTCAGAAATCCAAAAACCGCATTATTCCCATTTACCTTCGGAACTTTTTTGATCATCCAAGCCGTGATAAATTATTCTGTAGTCGGACACCCGTTAGGATCCAGAGGTTATTTGCAAGAATCTTCTTCTTATCAATTAGTTTCTCAGATATACTATCTAGGGCAATTGGTGTTTTTAGGAAAAGGTTCTTTAGGACTATTCGGGGCCTATCCTGCCTTAGCATTTATAATTTTATGGAAACCGAAGTCGGATGCATTAACTCGGATCTTATACGGATTAGGAATTTTTATACTTCTCTCAGGGTTTTTAACCTCTACCAGATTTTGGCAAGGGGTACTATTCGGGCCTAGGTTTTTAATGACCATTCTTCCATTTTTACTTTTATTTCTATTTTCTATCTTAGAAAATAATTGGGAGAAACTGAGTAAACCATTCAGAATAACAGCTATTCTTCTTCTTTCCTATTCTATCGTAGGCGGAATTATATTCGACAGGCTATATTATAAATTTACTAAATCTGTTGTAACCGAACAAAAAGAACTAAGCGAGCATACTTCCAAAACGATAATTTATAGAAAAGGTTCCGTATTTCTACCTCCCAATTCTTTCCGAGAAGAAAGAGAAGTATATGAAATAGATTCTATTGAATCTTTCGATGTACTTTTAGAAAAATTAGGGGGGCTTGGAAAAACCCAAGTAACCGTAGTCGGCTTTAAGGATTCTTATCCGAAAGAAGTTTTGGTACCGAAATCAGAACATTTTGAATTCAAGAATAGGGTTTTCTACCAAAGTCCGTCGATCAATATGGAGACTTTAGAATTTTATAAAAAGTGA
- a CDS encoding outer membrane lipoprotein-sorting protein, with protein sequence MAGEISHAQAPPDKARVAQELVARLDQALLKTDGLVKANLILIKKTGDSWTWDMSIFRKGEDSLSLFESKGRGLEYKILFKEDGELIFAFNALSRKIFKKNDEEKYENHLNTGFSFVDLAGTSYQANYNPIVQSDLDIAGKKMKRVALRPIVPYFYSKLILLLEPDTLRPIRLDFHDKDGVLYKTMNIKYGPVKVKAKQKVTKEDIVSRLEMLDLNTGAISVLEYTEVDRDVKPDPSLFELDNLNRL encoded by the coding sequence ATGGCTGGGGAAATTTCCCATGCTCAGGCCCCGCCGGATAAGGCAAGAGTCGCTCAGGAGCTAGTCGCGAGACTAGACCAGGCACTCTTGAAGACGGACGGTTTAGTCAAAGCAAATCTGATCCTGATCAAAAAGACGGGGGATTCCTGGACCTGGGATATGAGCATTTTTAGAAAGGGAGAAGATTCTCTCTCCCTATTCGAAAGCAAAGGCCGTGGTTTAGAATATAAGATCCTATTTAAGGAAGACGGAGAATTGATCTTCGCCTTTAATGCGCTTTCCAGGAAAATTTTCAAAAAGAACGACGAAGAAAAATACGAGAATCATCTCAATACCGGATTCAGTTTTGTGGATCTGGCAGGAACTTCTTACCAGGCAAATTATAATCCTATTGTTCAAAGCGATCTGGATATCGCAGGTAAAAAAATGAAACGAGTGGCTTTAAGACCGATCGTTCCTTATTTTTATTCCAAACTTATTTTACTTTTGGAACCAGATACATTAAGACCTATTCGTTTGGATTTCCATGATAAGGACGGGGTACTTTACAAAACCATGAATATAAAGTATGGTCCGGTTAAAGTAAAAGCAAAACAAAAGGTCACAAAAGAAGATATAGTCAGTAGATTGGAAATGTTGGACCTGAATACAGGTGCAATCAGCGTATTGGAATATACTGAAGTAGACCGGGATGTAAAACCGGATCCCTCCTTATTTGAATTGGATAATCTAAACAGACTCTAA
- a CDS encoding FAD-binding oxidoreductase: protein MATASKKKTVKKSVSPKSKKAGFDPKEFESRLSPVQKVEAWGMNHFSNSKVFLPTSIQDFKDLFSYARDTNTKIAFRGGGCSYGDAATNEKGIVVDIRSFNKILSFDPKTGILVAESGVTIKQLWEFGIEKGFWPPVVSGTMFPTLGGALSMNIHGKNNFAVGPIGDHIQEFTFLSPDGKESVCSPKKNSDLFYSAISGFGMLGAFLTVTIKLKKIYSGKMKVWPVNTANLQEMYDYFEREYKQSDYLVGWVDSFASGKGIGRGQIHKAVHLKAGEDPDFPENCKLENQILPSTFLGIIPKSWMWLFMYPFSNNFGMRFVNFGKWISGFLNNNKPYQQGHAEYAFLLDYVPNWKFMYKPGAMIQYQSFIPKENAVKGFEEILSLCQKRGIVNWLAVFKKHRPDKFLLTHAVDGYSMAMDFPATKRNKSKLWELAKEMDEIVVKNGGRFYFAKDSTLRPEVYRRSMPKQNLEKFRAMKKKLDPKNLLESDLFRRVWGK, encoded by the coding sequence ATGGCAACCGCCTCTAAGAAAAAGACAGTTAAAAAAAGTGTATCTCCCAAATCTAAAAAAGCAGGATTCGATCCGAAAGAATTTGAGTCCCGATTAAGTCCTGTCCAAAAGGTGGAAGCTTGGGGAATGAACCATTTCTCCAATAGTAAGGTTTTTTTACCTACATCCATCCAGGACTTTAAAGACCTATTTTCCTATGCAAGAGATACGAATACAAAAATTGCATTTAGAGGCGGCGGTTGCAGTTACGGTGACGCAGCTACAAACGAGAAAGGGATCGTAGTTGATATCCGTAGTTTTAATAAGATATTATCCTTTGATCCTAAAACTGGGATCTTGGTTGCGGAGTCCGGAGTTACCATCAAACAACTTTGGGAATTCGGTATCGAAAAAGGATTCTGGCCGCCTGTTGTAAGTGGAACAATGTTCCCAACTTTAGGTGGGGCACTTTCCATGAATATTCATGGAAAGAATAACTTTGCAGTCGGACCGATCGGCGACCATATCCAAGAATTTACTTTTTTAAGTCCTGATGGAAAGGAATCCGTTTGTTCTCCTAAGAAGAATTCGGATCTCTTTTATTCCGCGATTTCCGGATTCGGAATGCTCGGAGCTTTTCTAACAGTAACCATAAAACTCAAAAAAATCTACTCAGGTAAGATGAAGGTTTGGCCGGTGAATACTGCAAACCTACAAGAGATGTATGATTATTTCGAAAGAGAATACAAACAATCCGATTATTTAGTGGGTTGGGTGGATTCATTTGCTTCCGGAAAAGGGATTGGAAGAGGTCAGATTCATAAAGCAGTTCATCTAAAAGCGGGAGAAGATCCTGACTTTCCAGAAAATTGCAAATTAGAAAACCAAATTTTACCAAGCACATTTTTAGGAATCATTCCTAAGTCTTGGATGTGGTTGTTCATGTATCCGTTCAGCAATAATTTTGGAATGAGATTTGTAAACTTCGGAAAATGGATCTCCGGATTTTTAAATAATAATAAACCGTATCAGCAAGGACATGCGGAATACGCTTTTCTTTTGGACTATGTTCCGAATTGGAAATTTATGTATAAGCCCGGTGCCATGATACAATACCAAAGTTTTATTCCGAAAGAAAACGCAGTTAAAGGTTTCGAAGAGATTCTGAGTCTTTGCCAAAAAAGAGGGATTGTAAACTGGCTTGCGGTGTTCAAGAAGCATAGACCGGATAAGTTTTTACTCACTCATGCGGTGGACGGCTATTCTATGGCTATGGACTTTCCTGCTACCAAAAGAAATAAATCTAAACTTTGGGAACTCGCCAAAGAAATGGATGAGATCGTTGTGAAAAATGGAGGAAGATTCTATTTTGCAAAAGATAGTACTCTTCGCCCCGAAGTTTATAGAAGATCTATGCCTAAGCAGAATTTGGAAAAGTTCAGAGCCATGAAGAAAAAACTAGATCCTAAAAATCTATTAGAGTCGGATCTGTTTAGAAGGGTCTGGGGAAAATAA
- the guaB gene encoding IMP dehydrogenase, with product MSNQSYRDSQFLDGLSGEELFSMQIGLTYRDFLVLPGFIDFNPSEVELETRLTKKIKLKRPFVSSPMDTVTESSMAIAQALMGGIGIIHYNNSVEEQVAEVSKVKRFENGFISDPVVLGPKNTIHDLDRIKETLGFTGIPITADGTRNSKLVGIVTNRDIDFERDRSIPVEKVMTTDVITGKAGITLKEANDIIKKEKIGKLPIIDKDGKLVSLVSRSDLKKNKEFPDSSKDENKRLRCGAAVSTLPESRDRVAALYEAGVDVIIIDSAQGNSIYQIEMLQFIKSNFKNLEVIGGNVVTRGQAENLIGAGADGLRIGMGPGSICITQDTMAVGRAQATAVYQTAAHAAKHDVPVIADGGISNIGDIANALAIGASACMMGFMFAGTTEAPGEYFYENGIRLKKYRGMASIEAMKAGGDKRYFNEGQKVKVAQGVSGSVVDRGSILNFIPYLSLGLRLSFQDMGFRSVQDLHQGLREGKLRFERRSESAQAQGSVHSLYSYSAPSLRAE from the coding sequence ATGTCAAACCAATCTTACCGAGACTCCCAATTTTTAGACGGCCTATCCGGCGAAGAACTTTTCAGCATGCAAATCGGGCTTACCTATCGGGACTTTTTAGTCCTGCCCGGTTTTATCGATTTTAATCCTTCCGAAGTAGAACTAGAGACTAGATTAACAAAAAAGATCAAACTCAAAAGACCATTCGTAAGTTCCCCAATGGACACTGTAACTGAGTCTTCTATGGCTATTGCACAGGCCCTTATGGGAGGGATCGGAATTATTCACTATAATAATTCTGTAGAAGAACAGGTAGCTGAAGTCAGCAAAGTGAAACGTTTCGAGAACGGATTCATTTCTGACCCTGTGGTACTAGGGCCAAAGAATACGATCCATGATCTGGACAGGATCAAAGAGACTTTGGGATTCACAGGAATTCCGATCACTGCGGACGGGACCAGAAATTCTAAGCTGGTCGGGATTGTGACCAATAGAGATATCGATTTTGAAAGAGATCGTTCTATTCCTGTGGAAAAGGTAATGACCACTGATGTGATTACCGGGAAAGCAGGGATCACTTTAAAGGAAGCAAACGATATTATCAAAAAAGAGAAGATCGGAAAACTTCCGATCATTGACAAAGACGGAAAACTTGTCTCTTTAGTGAGTCGTTCCGACCTGAAAAAGAATAAAGAATTCCCAGATTCTTCTAAGGATGAGAACAAAAGGCTCAGATGTGGGGCTGCGGTTTCTACCTTACCTGAATCCAGGGACAGGGTCGCTGCATTGTATGAGGCAGGCGTGGATGTTATCATCATCGATTCAGCCCAAGGAAACTCAATCTACCAGATAGAGATGCTCCAGTTCATTAAATCCAATTTCAAAAATCTGGAAGTGATCGGTGGAAACGTGGTCACTCGTGGCCAGGCCGAAAATCTGATCGGTGCAGGAGCGGACGGACTTAGGATTGGAATGGGACCTGGATCCATCTGTATTACTCAGGACACCATGGCCGTGGGAAGAGCCCAAGCAACTGCGGTATACCAAACTGCAGCTCATGCAGCAAAACATGATGTTCCGGTTATTGCAGACGGTGGAATTTCCAATATTGGAGATATCGCAAATGCTTTGGCAATCGGAGCCTCTGCATGTATGATGGGATTTATGTTCGCAGGAACCACTGAGGCACCCGGAGAGTATTTTTACGAGAATGGAATACGTCTCAAGAAGTATCGCGGGATGGCAAGTATCGAAGCCATGAAAGCCGGTGGAGACAAACGTTATTTTAACGAAGGCCAAAAAGTAAAAGTGGCTCAGGGAGTCAGCGGTTCCGTAGTGGATAGAGGTTCAATCCTGAACTTTATTCCATATTTAAGCCTTGGACTGAGACTTTCTTTTCAGGATATGGGATTCCGTTCCGTCCAAGACTTACATCAGGGACTTAGAGAAGGAAAACTCAGATTCGAAAGAAGGAGTGAATCCGCTCAAGCCCAAGGTTCTGTTCATAGTCTTTACTCTTATAGTGCACCTAGTTTAAGAGCAGAATAA
- a CDS encoding EAL domain-containing protein has product MSEGRASWNASKWREWFSEGEIVPYFQPILSVEKDSIFGYEALARFIDKEGIVHSLGPFFLADIPHSFSVSEREEFKNLKLEIDRTIRKKAVEKISNTPGLDPKAKLFLNISPSFMQDYLSSKTDEDPYTLQIAKSGGLDPKRIVIEIVEEHFSGEIDQLKPLINLYKRSGFLVAIDDLGSKSSNLDRIGALHPDIIKVDLGLIRSSVASRNFQEILFTLSRLAESLGCSLLFEGLETETELYNALTYGARFLQGFYFAEPAPELIDINGLSIRFSQLHELFFNFKKYQLLRRIKKEKELEDRLESSGIEVITSNGIATIRLRNSYLLEKSVFRMYVTNHEGRQLSPNYSGISDSGMLEDNSFVGRNWSWRPYFLEQFYKNAKDSSGGWIASNPYYDLESNLLLVTYSKSMEEGNVLFVDVRMWDFP; this is encoded by the coding sequence ATGAGCGAAGGACGAGCTTCTTGGAACGCATCCAAATGGCGGGAATGGTTTTCCGAAGGTGAGATTGTTCCGTACTTCCAGCCCATCTTGTCGGTAGAAAAAGACTCTATCTTCGGTTATGAAGCCCTCGCTCGTTTTATAGATAAAGAAGGTATTGTACATAGTCTCGGGCCATTCTTCTTGGCCGATATTCCTCATTCTTTTTCCGTTTCAGAAAGAGAAGAATTCAAAAATCTTAAATTAGAAATAGATAGAACCATCCGCAAAAAAGCGGTAGAGAAGATCAGCAATACTCCAGGTCTTGATCCTAAAGCAAAACTTTTTCTGAATATTTCTCCTTCTTTTATGCAAGATTATCTCTCCTCCAAAACGGATGAGGATCCTTATACTTTACAAATTGCAAAAAGTGGCGGTTTGGATCCTAAAAGGATCGTGATCGAAATTGTAGAGGAACATTTTTCTGGAGAGATAGACCAGCTAAAACCTCTGATTAATTTATATAAACGATCTGGATTTTTAGTAGCGATAGACGACCTAGGATCTAAGTCTTCTAACTTGGATCGGATCGGTGCATTACATCCTGATATTATTAAAGTGGATCTGGGGCTTATTCGTAGCTCAGTCGCATCCAGGAATTTTCAAGAGATCTTATTCACTCTGTCTAGACTAGCTGAAAGTTTAGGCTGTTCTCTTTTGTTCGAAGGTTTAGAAACTGAAACTGAATTGTATAATGCTCTTACTTATGGAGCCAGGTTTTTACAAGGTTTCTATTTTGCAGAGCCGGCTCCCGAGTTGATCGATATTAACGGTCTGAGCATCCGATTCTCGCAGCTACATGAATTATTCTTTAATTTTAAAAAATACCAATTATTACGAAGGATTAAAAAGGAGAAGGAACTGGAAGATCGTTTAGAATCTTCCGGCATCGAAGTGATTACTTCTAACGGTATTGCGACTATTAGACTCAGAAATTCTTACCTTCTGGAAAAATCTGTCTTTAGAATGTATGTGACCAATCATGAAGGAAGACAACTTTCTCCTAATTATTCTGGAATATCAGATTCCGGAATGTTGGAAGACAATTCCTTTGTGGGAAGGAACTGGAGTTGGAGACCATACTTCTTAGAACAATTTTATAAGAATGCAAAAGATTCTTCCGGTGGTTGGATTGCGAGCAACCCATACTATGACCTGGAAAGCAATTTACTCTTGGTAACTTATTCCAAAAGTATGGAAGAAGGAAACGTACTATTCGTAGATGTTAGAATGTGGGATTTCCCTTAA